The Planctomycetota bacterium genome window below encodes:
- a CDS encoding UDP-N-acetylmuramoyl-L-alanyl-D-glutamate--2,6-diaminopimelate ligase — protein sequence MKFSQIKKIIPKHQVVSNGRDFEITSVCYDSRQATPGALFVTIKGEATDGHSFIPEAIKRGVAAIITQKKTDTDTNIPQIVVPDTRLALAVISHEFYNQPSSKLKVIGITGTNGKTTTACLIRSVLEAAGNKVGQLGTISYSIGSREIPAPITTPESCDIAYYLSEMFSAGLNYAVMEASSHSLVQKRVYGIKFVAGVFTNLGRDHLDYHKNTDEYLKAKAILFRELPEESTALLNADDPSSNYLESITKARVLKYGLTQKSGFSAQIKSNSLSGLSLIINSPVGEFTVESPLIGQHNAYNILSAVATVYSLGITNADTIAKGIARLKSVRGRLESVRTDKPFSVMVDFAHTPDALEQTLSSLKPLVKGKLIVLFGCGGDRDKGKRPLMAKAVEQYADMMVLTSDNPRSEDPMAIIEDIKKGLTTQNYIVEADRRRAIEKALDSAKEGDLVLIAGKGHETYQIFKNTIKPFDDKAVVEEILGLNPKKASSGLMVFL from the coding sequence ATGAAATTTTCCCAGATAAAAAAGATTATTCCAAAGCATCAGGTCGTTTCCAATGGGCGTGATTTTGAAATCACCTCTGTCTGTTACGATTCGCGGCAGGCAACCCCCGGCGCGCTCTTTGTCACCATTAAAGGGGAAGCAACCGACGGACACAGCTTTATCCCGGAGGCAATCAAGCGCGGCGTTGCGGCCATTATTACCCAGAAAAAAACCGATACGGATACTAATATACCGCAGATTGTCGTTCCGGATACGCGGCTCGCCCTGGCAGTAATCTCCCACGAATTCTATAACCAGCCCAGCTCTAAGCTAAAAGTCATCGGCATTACCGGCACCAACGGTAAGACCACCACCGCCTGCCTTATCCGCTCTGTCCTGGAGGCGGCCGGAAACAAAGTGGGACAGTTGGGGACTATCTCTTATTCCATCGGCTCGCGGGAAATACCGGCACCCATTACCACCCCGGAATCCTGCGACATCGCCTATTATTTATCCGAGATGTTTTCTGCCGGACTGAATTACGCGGTGATGGAAGCATCGTCCCATTCACTCGTCCAGAAACGCGTCTACGGCATAAAGTTCGTTGCCGGAGTTTTCACCAATCTTGGAAGGGACCATCTGGATTATCATAAGAATACGGATGAATACCTCAAGGCAAAAGCAATTCTATTCAGAGAGCTTCCCGAAGAAAGCACTGCCCTATTAAACGCGGATGACCCATCAAGCAATTATCTTGAATCAATCACTAAGGCGCGCGTATTAAAGTACGGGCTTACCCAAAAGTCCGGTTTTAGCGCACAAATAAAATCTAACTCATTATCAGGTCTTTCGCTTATTATCAACTCGCCTGTCGGCGAATTTACCGTGGAAAGCCCGCTTATCGGGCAACATAACGCCTATAATATTCTATCCGCAGTAGCTACGGTATACTCGCTTGGCATCACGAATGCGGACACCATTGCCAAAGGAATAGCACGCCTCAAATCCGTGCGCGGCAGGTTGGAAAGCGTCCGGACCGATAAGCCCTTCAGTGTCATGGTTGATTTCGCCCATACGCCGGATGCGCTGGAACAGACCCTGTCAAGCTTAAAACCTTTGGTTAAAGGAAAACTAATAGTCCTCTTTGGATGCGGAGGCGACCGCGATAAAGGCAAGCGCCCGTTAATGGCTAAGGCCGTCGAACAATATGCGGATATGATGGTCCTTACCTCGGATAATCCACGCTCGGAAGACCCCATGGCGATTATTGAAGATATCAAAAAGGGATTAACCACCCAGAACTATATCGTTGAAGCCGACCGCCGCAGGGCAATCGAAAAGGCATTGGATTCGGCAAAAGAAGGCGACTTGGTGCTTATTGCCGGCAAGGGACACGAAACATACCAGATATTCAAGAACACCATCAAACCCTTTGACGACAAAGCGGTTGTGGAAGAAATACTGGGACTAAATCCCAAGAAAGCATCATCAGGACTGATGGTGTTTTTATAA
- a CDS encoding TlpA family protein disulfide reductase gives MCGCKDIKIMCYTFLVLLIIGWCCIPDIRGDAPSIDGITLDKILLGEEIDKEDLKGHVVAVEFWRLDCPTCCKSIPHMVELAKKYGSKGFILIGVHLQDAPAGEVINFCKSKKVNYPVYQGGKINGVKFSIVPHFTLFNHKGEMVFGGRPSDADKMLEDVMKVAPDPLIGEGTYRKLDALSKKITERKELGKILATLKSKYLDSNDAEEKAEAEKLVECLNRLGNRMLSKAEAKKTKKPTDAYELYNEIAILFKGDEIGDKAKGIVEELKNNEVFQENMKADRELASIEGEAEKLKPCSKCKWFTKSCEGCRKRNPSYPNLIARANALVKKYPDSPAAEKVKELFLME, from the coding sequence ATGTGTGGCTGTAAGGATATAAAGATAATGTGTTATACTTTTTTGGTATTATTGATTATCGGATGGTGTTGCATACCGGATATCCGGGGTGATGCTCCGAGTATAGACGGCATTACGTTAGATAAGATATTGTTAGGAGAGGAAATCGACAAGGAAGATTTAAAAGGCCATGTTGTTGCGGTTGAGTTTTGGCGGCTTGATTGCCCGACCTGCTGTAAAAGTATTCCACATATGGTTGAGTTGGCGAAAAAATATGGTTCTAAAGGTTTTATCCTAATCGGCGTTCATCTCCAGGATGCGCCTGCAGGGGAAGTGATTAATTTCTGCAAATCAAAGAAAGTAAATTACCCGGTTTACCAGGGAGGAAAGATAAATGGCGTAAAGTTTTCCATAGTGCCTCATTTTACTCTTTTTAACCACAAAGGGGAGATGGTTTTTGGCGGCCGCCCTTCGGATGCGGATAAAATGTTGGAAGATGTGATGAAAGTTGCTCCAGACCCGTTAATCGGTGAAGGAACGTATAGAAAACTTGATGCTCTGTCAAAGAAGATTACCGAACGTAAAGAACTGGGGAAAATACTGGCAACGCTTAAAAGCAAATACTTGGATTCAAATGATGCAGAGGAAAAGGCGGAGGCGGAAAAGTTAGTTGAATGCCTGAACCGATTAGGCAACAGGATGCTTTCAAAAGCTGAGGCGAAAAAGACTAAAAAGCCGACCGATGCCTATGAACTTTATAACGAAATAGCTATTCTCTTTAAAGGCGATGAAATCGGCGATAAGGCAAAAGGTATCGTTGAGGAACTTAAAAACAATGAGGTTTTTCAGGAAAATATGAAAGCAGACAGGGAACTTGCCTCAATAGAGGGTGAGGCGGAAAAATTAAAACCTTGCTCTAAATGCAAGTGGTTTACAAAATCCTGCGAAGGGTGCAGGAAAAGAAACCCATCATACCCCAATCTTATAGCGCGTGCAAATGCATTAGTGAAAAAATATCCCGATTCCCCGGCCGCGGAAAAAGTTAAAGAGCTCTTTTTAATGGAATAA
- a CDS encoding sigma 54-interacting transcriptional regulator, with translation MLKRSPLSDYLEQIKSLFDKKEITKAKRLAEKALKKLPDLSYTPYEEYLLHCRLGSVYHWLLDLSRSLDSFHKAYLVSSRNHLSLPYIVYTSYMMGYDFLLLRNANMALKQFEKVEAYYAKHGDQSFPMDKATHLKTLVDLAYCYLLKNDLAKVEAIIDKKLSRYGVSSTDKNFQINYKHLKGEYLMALKDYIGARNLFLECIKDDSNSEYPSSTLDVKKHLATIDFIEGKLDDAIQRSQGILKEAKRLGFNDVVCEAGLFLSKCYFSKGLTGKSEAIENRIKPLLAVLDTSWLYEKMRDFVNLFRQSPPSKSVSDILVYTINRRYETSLCKEIVIGKSAVMQEVYQLIEKIAPTDLPILIQGETGTGKELIANTIYQNSLRTKAPWLAFNSGAMPETLIESGLFGHTKGAFTGAIEEKKGYIELASKGTLFLDEIGNMSPSMQQKLLRVLEEKLLWRVGASKPIPVDTRFIFASNQDIEQMVNNKLFRKDLFYRVNTIVINLPPLRDRKDDIPLLFQQFVKKYSLPNHTTPVISSGALAFLNAYAWPGNVRELENEIKRICVLYPDAGVIEEHMLSEIFRNYKPTSPVSVISHIGLTLKEMERNTIEDALKRCNGNMSKTAKQLGLTRAGLYRKIKRLGIKPPVVTIP, from the coding sequence ATGCTGAAACGCAGCCCGTTATCCGATTATCTGGAACAAATCAAATCTTTATTTGATAAAAAAGAAATAACTAAGGCAAAACGTCTTGCGGAAAAGGCGTTAAAGAAACTTCCTGATTTATCTTATACGCCTTATGAAGAATACCTTTTGCATTGCCGGTTAGGTTCCGTTTACCATTGGTTGTTGGATTTATCACGTTCTTTGGACAGTTTTCACAAGGCATACCTGGTTTCCTCCAGGAACCATCTTTCCCTGCCTTATATTGTTTATACTTCATATATGATGGGGTATGATTTCCTGCTGCTTAGAAATGCCAATATGGCGTTAAAACAGTTTGAAAAAGTAGAGGCATATTATGCCAAGCATGGAGACCAGTCGTTTCCCATGGATAAAGCGACCCATCTTAAGACACTTGTCGATTTGGCATATTGTTATTTGCTGAAGAACGACCTGGCTAAAGTTGAGGCAATCATCGATAAAAAACTTTCCCGATATGGTGTTTCTTCCACGGACAAGAATTTCCAAATAAACTACAAGCATCTAAAAGGCGAGTACCTAATGGCATTAAAAGATTATATCGGCGCCAGGAACCTTTTTTTGGAATGCATTAAGGATGATTCGAATTCCGAATACCCGTCAAGCACCCTTGATGTGAAAAAACACCTGGCAACGATTGACTTTATAGAAGGAAAGCTTGATGATGCAATCCAGCGTTCGCAAGGCATTCTTAAAGAGGCTAAACGGCTTGGTTTTAATGATGTTGTATGTGAAGCAGGGCTTTTTTTGAGCAAATGTTATTTTTCCAAAGGGCTTACTGGTAAATCAGAAGCCATAGAAAACAGGATCAAACCCCTATTAGCCGTTCTTGATACATCGTGGCTTTATGAAAAGATGCGGGATTTCGTAAATCTTTTCAGGCAATCACCTCCGTCTAAAAGCGTTTCGGATATTCTTGTCTATACAATTAACCGTCGTTATGAAACATCTTTATGTAAAGAGATTGTCATCGGCAAATCCGCTGTAATGCAAGAAGTTTACCAGCTTATCGAAAAGATCGCTCCAACGGATTTGCCCATCCTGATCCAGGGCGAAACAGGGACAGGCAAAGAGCTTATTGCCAATACTATTTACCAGAATAGCTTGAGGACGAAGGCCCCTTGGCTGGCATTCAATAGCGGGGCAATGCCTGAAACCCTGATTGAATCAGGATTATTCGGGCATACCAAAGGGGCTTTTACAGGTGCCATAGAAGAGAAAAAAGGTTATATTGAACTTGCCTCAAAAGGAACGCTTTTCCTGGATGAGATTGGGAATATGTCCCCGTCTATGCAGCAAAAACTTCTGCGCGTCTTGGAGGAAAAACTCCTCTGGCGTGTCGGTGCTTCAAAACCCATTCCGGTTGATACCCGTTTTATCTTTGCCAGTAATCAGGATATTGAACAGATGGTAAATAATAAACTCTTTCGGAAGGACCTTTTTTATCGAGTCAATACTATTGTTATTAATCTTCCTCCCTTGCGCGACCGTAAAGACGACATTCCTTTATTATTCCAGCAGTTCGTTAAGAAATACTCTCTTCCAAATCACACTACTCCGGTAATATCATCCGGTGCGTTAGCTTTTCTAAACGCTTATGCATGGCCTGGGAATGTAAGAGAGCTTGAAAACGAGATAAAAAGAATTTGCGTCCTGTATCCGGATGCCGGGGTTATTGAAGAACACATGCTTTCCGAAATTTTCAGGAATTATAAGCCAACCTCACCCGTATCTGTTATATCTCATATAGGATTAACCCTTAAAGAAATGGAGCGCAACACTATTGAGGACGCTCTGAAAAGATGCAATGGCAACATGAGTAAAACAGCAAAGCAGCTTGGACTTACCCGTGCCGGTCTTTACCGGAAGATAAAACGGCTTGGCATAAAACCGCCTGTTGTTACCATACCGTAA
- the truB gene encoding tRNA pseudouridine(55) synthase TruB — MNELNGILLVYKESGPTSFAVVDKLKKLSGARKAGHTGTLDPMAKGLLVVCFGRATKSIQFMASNKEYETVMQLGVATDTLDRTGKPLKEMPYKHITRAAVEKVLPAFRGKIKQVPPMFSALKKDGKKLYELARQGKTIERAAREVEISSLEMTGFDLPYVYLKIACSGGTYIRSLCDDIGRALGCGGVMHQLTRTRIGDYKLADAVKLGELKTREDIIKRLLATDYTD; from the coding sequence ATGAACGAACTTAACGGAATATTACTGGTTTATAAGGAATCCGGCCCGACCTCTTTCGCCGTGGTGGATAAGCTGAAGAAGCTCTCTGGCGCCAGGAAGGCCGGGCATACCGGCACGCTTGACCCTATGGCGAAAGGACTTCTCGTCGTCTGCTTCGGCAGGGCGACCAAGTCCATCCAGTTCATGGCATCCAACAAGGAATACGAAACCGTCATGCAGTTAGGCGTCGCCACGGACACGCTGGATAGAACAGGCAAGCCATTAAAGGAGATGCCCTACAAACATATTACCCGTGCGGCAGTGGAAAAGGTCCTGCCCGCCTTCAGGGGAAAAATCAAGCAGGTCCCGCCGATGTTTTCCGCGCTGAAGAAAGACGGCAAGAAACTATATGAGCTGGCACGGCAAGGCAAGACCATTGAACGCGCGGCGCGCGAGGTGGAAATCTCGTCCCTGGAAATGACCGGCTTTGACCTGCCTTATGTTTATCTGAAAATCGCCTGTTCCGGCGGAACGTATATCCGGTCTTTGTGCGACGATATCGGGCGCGCGCTTGGCTGTGGCGGGGTAATGCATCAGCTCACCCGCACCAGAATCGGCGATTATAAATTGGCTGACGCGGTGAAATTGGGAGAGTTAAAGACGAGGGAAGATATTATTAAACGATTGTTAGCCACAGATTACACGGATTGA
- a CDS encoding DUF4082 domain-containing protein codes for MRICSLVIVICLAIAKLCVVPILIGGNWNLSNFAYSDSWSQTTFTEGSFSDTVTTTGAAEVVLSMSANATFTETFSTTTYKDPVTTADWNTASGILELTSSINRPFNTDTASSNYAGARSNGYRFYPTVNGQITALGRYHDTATTNTTVILWTDAGVELGRVTVPAATGWQWANLAAPVNVTANTYYRVAVSCDAGGKSKGFTYPVTKTNIAITNSCTVFALNSFPNTTGTTSLIGLADIEFKTYQSPKTGQSLKANAGASTINKATLIATQTLNGGAITYEMTANGSNWESVTPGVEHIFSNPGTDLRWRANISTAVFGTPLIDQIVIDYPGNYASPGTFISTAISPTGVSYWGILTYSKTTQVNTTITVDVLKASDNSLLVADVSSGTHLSETYPAIFNGVTGIKLRANLTTSEPDKTPQLEGWGTEYMCGIIVNTYNWTDLINGKTVQGGQSVAYVKFEMTTVSGTAKWKQVRIDKGIKAYSSNIACPDCKIEVQVWCENTGNGFWDVGDTLISKGNFTNGTCYLNMKCWQVTTTSKTYYIVYKLANDIGGGQRAGVKIGDSSWLEFENATCVGVP; via the coding sequence ATGAGAATTTGTAGTTTAGTGATTGTAATTTGTTTGGCAATTGCGAAGCTATGCGTAGTCCCGATTCTCATCGGGGGAAATTGGAATTTGAGTAATTTCGCCTACAGCGATTCCTGGTCACAGACTACCTTTACAGAAGGCTCATTTTCCGATACGGTAACAACCACCGGTGCGGCCGAAGTAGTTTTGAGTATGAGCGCCAACGCTACATTTACCGAGACTTTTTCTACCACCACTTATAAAGACCCTGTCACCACTGCGGATTGGAATACCGCAAGCGGAATCTTAGAGCTTACTTCATCAATAAATCGCCCGTTTAATACGGATACAGCCTCTTCTAATTATGCAGGTGCCAGAAGTAACGGCTACCGTTTCTATCCCACAGTCAACGGCCAGATTACCGCATTAGGGAGATATCACGATACCGCCACAACAAATACTACCGTTATCTTATGGACTGATGCGGGTGTCGAATTAGGCCGGGTTACCGTTCCGGCCGCTACCGGATGGCAATGGGCAAACCTGGCTGCCCCGGTTAATGTTACGGCTAATACTTATTACCGCGTAGCCGTTAGTTGCGATGCGGGCGGAAAAAGTAAGGGTTTTACTTATCCTGTTACCAAAACAAATATTGCCATTACAAATAGCTGTACAGTGTTTGCTCTGAATTCTTTCCCTAATACGACGGGAACTACCAGTCTAATTGGGCTAGCAGATATTGAATTCAAGACCTATCAATCCCCTAAAACAGGCCAATCGCTTAAAGCCAATGCCGGGGCATCCACGATTAATAAAGCCACCCTTATTGCTACCCAAACATTAAATGGTGGAGCCATAACATATGAAATGACGGCAAACGGTTCAAATTGGGAATCGGTTACTCCCGGTGTCGAGCATATATTCAGCAATCCCGGCACTGATTTAAGATGGCGGGCAAATATCTCTACCGCTGTTTTCGGCACCCCTTTAATTGATCAGATAGTGATTGATTATCCGGGTAATTACGCAAGTCCCGGTACTTTTATATCAACTGCTATCAGCCCGACAGGTGTTTCTTATTGGGGCATACTTACTTACTCAAAAACCACTCAGGTTAATACCACGATTACCGTGGATGTGCTTAAAGCCTCGGATAACTCACTGTTAGTGGCTGATGTTTCGTCAGGCACCCATCTATCAGAGACTTATCCCGCCATTTTTAATGGTGTTACGGGGATTAAACTTCGCGCTAACTTAACTACGAGCGAACCGGATAAAACCCCTCAACTAGAGGGTTGGGGAACAGAGTATATGTGTGGGATAATAGTAAATACTTACAACTGGACGGATTTAATTAATGGAAAAACTGTTCAAGGGGGGCAGTCTGTTGCATATGTTAAGTTTGAAATGACGACCGTTTCAGGCACGGCTAAATGGAAACAGGTCCGTATTGACAAGGGCATAAAGGCATATTCTTCTAACATCGCCTGCCCGGATTGTAAAATAGAAGTCCAGGTCTGGTGCGAGAATACCGGAAACGGCTTCTGGGACGTTGGCGATACGCTCATCTCTAAAGGCAATTTCACCAACGGCACGTGTTATCTCAATATGAAGTGCTGGCAAGTGACGACCACCTCTAAGACATATTACATCGTGTATAAACTGGCCAATGATATCGGGGGTGGTCAGCGTGCCGGGGTGAAGATAGGCGATAGTTCGTGGCTGGAGTTTGAGAATGCTACCTGTGTGGGAGTGCCATAA
- a CDS encoding VWA domain-containing protein, giving the protein MNKNAPKYFIIGLFFAALIIGFLNAQDGDSEKIIRSSDITIFGLDLNGITDDIVRTAGVYKPASKEKDGYVAKDPKDTPLIAWLVDNTSYMKTSKCPDLLSAAIAKSFDKCKGYQMSVIKYAKKAVMVCDPTDNIKNVASGINSVFQSVDDGYKDSCAAIRESVELLKKYPNNKKHLVIFTVQNNDLESNLEDTLVLLNENKIKLLVIGGGTILCDPNKDPYGEVPEGSKVYRADSAEIELSFINPHLEWWYPKGNDKKLSSGDEYYLHNYPYYNTYVFSGYGVYGLSRLAAYSGGKYYMFSPPGSGAPGATFCEMHYCKFCDSKNKKNHSGDNGCVAPFDKFLPVFAPLLISREDFNYKYSRDPVYSLLQKICAKSGAWLAIDKSIFDDDGTISSGYLMMADKELERVNEFIKDMEETLAEKAKDSPKRFVAHAEAVLANLYIERFGLNQQRNFIMKLKPKDLEPTGGNTNCYSTVIFECLCHIEELAGITYDKNNKDGYVDAKGSLPDKIMGAVKLMAQKDRITIYGGKEGEDELAKTLNVVIRTIGRYKNTPWELIVRRLPVLARIRIDFSAVGGGMGVPGVTPPPSSGKKPTPSQTPGTGPRGSQTGK; this is encoded by the coding sequence ATGAACAAAAACGCACCCAAATATTTCATCATCGGGCTGTTTTTTGCCGCTTTGATAATCGGATTCCTGAATGCCCAAGACGGTGATTCGGAAAAAATCATCCGCTCATCAGATATCACAATTTTCGGACTTGATTTAAACGGCATAACTGATGATATCGTCAGGACTGCCGGGGTTTACAAACCCGCTTCCAAGGAAAAAGATGGTTATGTTGCAAAAGATCCGAAGGATACACCCTTGATTGCCTGGCTGGTGGATAACACCTCCTACATGAAAACTTCCAAATGTCCTGATTTGCTTTCCGCGGCGATTGCCAAATCATTCGATAAATGCAAAGGATACCAAATGTCTGTCATCAAGTATGCCAAAAAGGCGGTAATGGTTTGCGACCCGACCGATAACATAAAAAACGTTGCCAGCGGGATAAACTCCGTATTCCAGTCGGTTGACGACGGTTACAAAGACTCCTGCGCGGCAATCAGGGAGTCAGTCGAGTTGCTTAAGAAATACCCTAACAATAAAAAACACCTCGTTATTTTTACCGTTCAGAACAATGATCTGGAAAGCAATTTGGAAGATACCCTGGTTCTGCTTAACGAGAACAAGATTAAGCTTTTGGTCATAGGCGGCGGGACAATCCTTTGCGACCCGAATAAAGACCCTTACGGCGAAGTCCCCGAAGGCAGCAAGGTTTATCGGGCGGATTCCGCGGAAATTGAACTGTCTTTTATCAATCCCCACCTGGAATGGTGGTATCCAAAAGGAAACGATAAAAAGCTTTCATCAGGAGATGAGTATTATCTCCATAATTATCCTTATTATAATACATACGTCTTTTCCGGCTATGGTGTTTACGGATTGAGCCGTTTGGCGGCTTATTCCGGTGGAAAATATTATATGTTTTCCCCGCCAGGGTCCGGAGCGCCGGGAGCGACCTTTTGCGAGATGCATTACTGCAAATTCTGCGATAGTAAAAACAAGAAAAACCATTCCGGCGATAACGGTTGTGTTGCGCCGTTCGATAAATTTCTGCCTGTCTTTGCTCCACTACTCATTTCCCGGGAGGATTTTAATTATAAGTATTCCAGAGATCCCGTATACAGCCTTCTCCAAAAGATTTGTGCCAAAAGCGGCGCCTGGCTGGCGATTGACAAAAGCATTTTTGATGACGACGGCACTATTTCTTCCGGGTATCTTATGATGGCGGATAAAGAACTGGAAAGGGTTAATGAATTCATAAAAGATATGGAGGAGACCCTGGCGGAAAAAGCCAAAGACAGCCCCAAGCGGTTTGTTGCACATGCCGAGGCGGTGCTTGCCAACCTTTATATTGAAAGGTTCGGGCTTAACCAACAGAGGAATTTTATCATGAAACTGAAACCCAAAGACCTTGAGCCGACCGGCGGCAATACGAACTGTTACAGCACGGTGATTTTTGAGTGCCTGTGCCATATCGAGGAATTAGCCGGGATTACTTACGATAAAAATAATAAGGACGGTTATGTCGATGCTAAAGGCAGTTTGCCTGATAAAATTATGGGCGCGGTAAAACTGATGGCACAAAAAGACCGGATAACGATATACGGAGGGAAAGAAGGGGAGGATGAATTAGCCAAGACTCTTAACGTGGTTATACGCACTATCGGCCGTTATAAAAATACGCCGTGGGAGTTAATTGTCCGCAGGTTGCCTGTTCTTGCCAGGATAAGGATTGATTTTTCCGCGGTTGGCGGCGGAATGGGTGTGCCGGGCGTTACCCCTCCGCCTTCTTCCGGTAAAAAGCCTACGCCGTCACAAACCCCGGGAACCGGTCCGCGTGGCAGCCAGACCGGTAAATAA
- the tdh gene encoding L-threonine 3-dehydrogenase: protein MEGKMKALAKTKPGRGLELITTDIPKTGAEDLLIKVKATSICGTDVHIYNWDAWSQNRIKPPIITGHEFAGEVVEVGKAVRGFQKGDFISAESHIPCGYCYQCRNDQPHICGNLKILGVDTQGCFAEYVALPSVCAWKNAKSMKPEIACIQEPLGNAVYTMLVENITGQTIAIIGDGPIGLFAIGVAKAAGAARIFNIIRNKFRYDIAKEMGATDILMYDDQKAADKIIEATGGVGVDVVSEMSGSPQALPNAIKVVRKGGRFNAFGIFPGPIQIDINDLIFKGVRIICFNGRLMYRTWYQMAGLLNSGKLDPSPVITHKFKLEEFEKGFAAMTSMEIKSGKIILTP from the coding sequence ATGGAAGGAAAGATGAAAGCGCTCGCCAAAACAAAACCAGGCCGCGGATTAGAACTTATCACAACGGATATCCCGAAAACGGGAGCCGAGGATTTATTGATAAAAGTAAAAGCCACTTCTATCTGCGGGACGGATGTCCATATATATAACTGGGATGCCTGGAGCCAGAACCGCATCAAGCCCCCTATCATCACCGGCCATGAATTCGCCGGTGAAGTGGTTGAAGTAGGCAAGGCGGTGCGCGGATTCCAAAAGGGCGATTTTATCTCCGCGGAAAGCCATATCCCCTGCGGTTATTGCTACCAGTGCCGCAACGACCAGCCGCATATCTGCGGAAACCTGAAAATACTCGGGGTGGATACCCAGGGTTGTTTTGCCGAATACGTGGCATTGCCCTCGGTCTGTGCCTGGAAGAATGCTAAATCAATGAAGCCTGAAATCGCCTGTATCCAGGAGCCATTAGGCAACGCGGTCTACACCATGCTTGTTGAAAATATCACCGGCCAGACTATCGCGATAATAGGCGACGGCCCCATAGGACTCTTTGCCATCGGCGTTGCTAAAGCCGCCGGCGCCGCCAGGATATTCAACATTATCAGAAATAAATTCCGTTATGATATCGCCAAGGAAATGGGCGCAACCGATATCCTGATGTATGACGACCAGAAAGCCGCGGATAAAATAATCGAGGCAACCGGCGGAGTCGGGGTTGATGTCGTTTCCGAAATGAGCGGCAGCCCTCAGGCGCTTCCTAACGCCATAAAAGTCGTCCGCAAAGGCGGGCGCTTTAACGCCTTCGGCATATTCCCTGGACCCATTCAGATTGATATCAACGACCTTATCTTCAAAGGAGTAAGGATAATTTGCTTTAACGGGCGCCTCATGTACCGCACCTGGTACCAGATGGCGGGACTATTGAATTCCGGAAAACTTGACCCCTCTCCGGTAATCACCCACAAATTCAAGCTGGAGGAATTCGAAAAAGGCTTTGCCGCGATGACATCCATGGAAATCAAAAGCGGTAAAATCATCCTGACACCGTAG